A stretch of Paenibacillus sp. URB8-2 DNA encodes these proteins:
- a CDS encoding bactofilin family protein — MWNKKGKGKPSPSTDSLFGHGGTPEGKVQCDTNLRIDGGFTGEIRCSGTLTIGEQGRVHASIIAADVIIAGKVFGDVTAKHSLILTSTGCLHGSAAAGRLSIMEGGILNGLVEMEEPSTPEGANGSVWTAECAANAEDDFQQDGHAS; from the coding sequence ATGTGGAATAAAAAAGGAAAAGGAAAGCCCAGCCCTTCAACAGATTCTCTGTTCGGCCATGGAGGAACGCCGGAAGGAAAAGTCCAATGTGACACCAACTTGCGCATTGACGGCGGTTTTACGGGAGAAATCCGCTGCAGCGGCACGTTAACGATTGGCGAGCAAGGACGCGTCCATGCCAGCATTATCGCCGCCGATGTTATAATCGCCGGTAAAGTATTCGGGGATGTAACCGCGAAGCACAGCCTGATTCTGACCTCGACAGGATGTCTGCACGGCAGCGCGGCGGCAGGCAGGCTCTCCATTATGGAGGGAGGAATCTTGAACGGGTTGGTGGAAATGGAAGAACCGTCCACTCCGGAAGGAGCGAACGGTTCAGTATGGACCGCAGAATGCGCCGCAAATGCGGAAGACGATTTTCAGCAAGACGGACACGCCTCTTAG
- the cls gene encoding cardiolipin synthase, whose translation MKIFIAVLCLIIIQIIVILFLEYRRPQRAIAWLFLLFCCPPLGLLVYYFLGRDYRQGRKLKACAAGTRRGLHGHAEERSHSVIRAEDTGNPELAGRTELLRLLSGLSESPVTGRNATRILVNAGETYTSMLEAMEAASEHIHLEVYIFRDDGIGERFQDVMIRKARQGVKVRLLCDGLGSHKLSRRFLRALSGAGVETHLFLPPLTSLLGGRFNYRNHRKILVVDGLVGFTGGINIGDEYLGKDPKMGFWRDTHLKLEGDAVYFIQRIFLKDWRLASGERLSHPRLFPVHACEGKEGVQIISSGPDGAIDSAQAMIFAGLSAAEKRIWIETPYFIPDPAILRALKTAVLRGADVRIIIPGKPDNAFVYNASLSYLDDLLDAGVKFYRYRKGFMHAKVWIADGLLASVGSVNLDMRSFYSNFELSAVLLQPLRIEELADQFRCDLEDSEAVDPDVFSKRGNAARRKEEICSLLSPLL comes from the coding sequence ATGAAAATATTCATTGCGGTGCTGTGCTTGATTATTATACAAATCATTGTGATTCTGTTTCTTGAATATCGCCGTCCTCAGAGAGCGATCGCCTGGCTGTTTCTGCTCTTTTGCTGTCCGCCGCTCGGTCTGCTGGTCTATTACTTTTTGGGCCGGGATTACAGGCAGGGCCGCAAGCTTAAAGCCTGCGCCGCAGGAACGCGCCGCGGACTCCACGGGCACGCCGAAGAACGGAGCCATTCCGTAATCCGCGCAGAGGATACCGGTAACCCGGAATTGGCCGGCCGAACCGAACTGCTCCGCCTGCTGTCCGGGCTGTCGGAAAGCCCGGTTACCGGCAGAAACGCCACCCGGATTCTGGTTAACGCGGGCGAAACCTACACTTCCATGCTTGAAGCGATGGAAGCGGCTTCCGAGCATATCCATCTGGAGGTATATATTTTTCGCGATGACGGTATCGGGGAGAGATTCCAGGATGTCATGATCCGAAAAGCCCGGCAGGGTGTAAAAGTCCGTTTGCTGTGCGACGGGCTCGGCAGCCACAAGCTGAGCAGGCGCTTTCTTCGCGCATTATCCGGCGCCGGGGTAGAGACGCATTTGTTTCTGCCGCCGCTCACGTCGCTGCTCGGCGGGCGCTTCAACTACCGCAACCATCGTAAAATCCTTGTGGTGGACGGTCTTGTCGGCTTCACCGGCGGGATCAACATCGGCGACGAATACTTGGGCAAAGACCCGAAAATGGGATTTTGGCGCGATACCCATCTGAAGCTGGAGGGAGACGCCGTCTACTTTATCCAACGCATTTTCCTGAAAGATTGGCGGCTGGCTTCCGGTGAGCGTTTAAGCCATCCGCGCCTGTTCCCCGTCCATGCCTGTGAAGGCAAAGAGGGAGTTCAAATCATCAGCAGCGGTCCGGACGGCGCAATCGACTCCGCGCAGGCCATGATTTTTGCCGGGCTCAGCGCGGCGGAGAAGCGGATTTGGATCGAGACGCCTTATTTTATACCTGATCCGGCAATTTTACGGGCGCTTAAAACCGCCGTTCTGCGAGGAGCGGATGTGCGGATTATCATTCCGGGCAAACCTGACAACGCGTTTGTCTATAACGCCTCTCTTTCGTACTTGGATGATTTGCTGGATGCTGGCGTGAAATTTTACCGTTACCGCAAGGGCTTTATGCATGCAAAGGTATGGATCGCCGACGGTCTGCTGGCTTCTGTTGGCAGTGTCAACCTGGATATGCGGAGCTTCTATTCCAATTTCGAGCTGTCCGCTGTGCTGCTTCAGCCGTTGCGCATCGAAGAACTGGCCGATCAGTTTCGGTGCGACCTGGAGGACAGCGAGGCGGTTGATCCGGATGTTTTCAGCAAACGGGGCAATGCCGCCCGGAGAAAAGAAGAAATTTGCAGCCTGCTTTCTCCGCTTCTGTGA
- a CDS encoding M23 family metallopeptidase, with translation MKSQSDKITLLVVRDAERPVRQLQLSRPMALALPAAAVLSLSSLISSMHYHASRSIQELEAEAAALSSQNVRLEAKIADKEKTLQQVQSEAAGLSKEAKTIKERLKSVDALEKELQNLINQQEEDANGKESTADISIQGKRSSSGAGSESKAIFATPAHSASPSAITIRIGAFTAAIEDTPALRVGGEYVATYGNGELRTILETKDELAELSGMLEEMVRSLSRTVLDAHKAEADLEQQKLRHNARQTQSFLWPTSSRTVSSSFGYRTDPFKGSSSFHAGIDIAAQTGDFIFAAQRGTVLAAEWSAARGNYIVIDHGNGLQTSYMHLSSAAVSAGDKVVKGQRIGQVGNTGRSTGPHLHFQVSKQNETVNPLSYVQPN, from the coding sequence ATGAAAAGTCAATCGGATAAGATTACCCTTCTCGTCGTCCGGGATGCCGAGCGTCCGGTCAGACAGCTTCAGCTTTCCAGACCGATGGCTTTGGCCCTCCCGGCCGCCGCCGTTCTGTCCTTGTCCAGTCTGATCAGCTCCATGCATTATCATGCTTCCCGCTCCATACAGGAACTTGAAGCGGAAGCCGCCGCCCTGTCCTCGCAGAATGTTCGTCTGGAGGCAAAGATCGCGGATAAGGAAAAAACGCTGCAACAGGTTCAAAGTGAAGCCGCCGGGCTCTCGAAAGAAGCCAAAACGATCAAGGAACGGTTAAAAAGCGTAGATGCGCTGGAAAAAGAACTGCAAAACCTGATTAATCAACAAGAGGAGGATGCTAACGGCAAGGAATCGACAGCGGACATTTCAATTCAAGGGAAGCGTTCCTCGTCCGGCGCAGGCTCCGAGTCAAAGGCCATATTCGCGACACCTGCCCATTCCGCTTCTCCTTCAGCGATCACCATCCGTATCGGAGCTTTTACCGCCGCCATCGAGGACACCCCCGCCTTACGGGTAGGCGGCGAATATGTCGCCACCTACGGGAACGGGGAACTCCGTACCATCCTGGAGACAAAGGACGAGCTTGCGGAACTAAGCGGCATGCTCGAAGAGATGGTCCGGAGCCTTTCCCGTACGGTACTGGATGCCCACAAAGCGGAGGCGGATCTGGAGCAGCAGAAGCTTCGGCATAACGCCCGCCAGACGCAGTCTTTCCTGTGGCCCACTTCTTCCCGGACCGTCTCCTCCAGCTTCGGCTACCGTACCGATCCTTTCAAAGGAAGTTCTTCTTTTCACGCCGGAATCGACATCGCGGCTCAGACAGGCGATTTTATATTTGCAGCTCAGAGGGGTACAGTCCTTGCCGCAGAATGGTCAGCTGCGCGCGGCAATTACATCGTGATTGACCACGGAAACGGGCTGCAGACCTCCTACATGCATCTCAGCAGTGCGGCGGTGTCCGCCGGAGACAAGGTCGTCAAAGGCCAGCGAATCGGACAGGTCGGCAACACCGGAAGAAGCACCGGCCCTCATCTGCATTTCCAGGTCAGCAAACAGAACGAGACCGTCAACCCCTTGTCCTATGTCCAACCGAATTGA